In Pseudochaenichthys georgianus chromosome 6, fPseGeo1.2, whole genome shotgun sequence, a single window of DNA contains:
- the mapk8ip2 gene encoding C-Jun-amino-terminal kinase-interacting protein 2 isoform X1, producing the protein MADRADMFSLSTFHSHSPPGCRPSHDISLEEFDDEDLSEITDDCGIGLNYDSDPYEKDSLILEKSDIHHAVCSFQDDFQEFEMIDDEDEDDEDDEEDEEVDPDASPSASPPLSPSLGTLKSRPTTLNLTTAVSQDSLNNNSSLSPKKGSWQDSLRKTSQGRLSPTHTCLEDGVPVTGQCPASPVTQAPGSQTKGTPQKQTGEGGNPQSPHRPLLCDMEGNRRERPEYGSFGQHKSHPCSGDLTEQKADPLIQKTRVPSVDEQSQCSDTEVDHDLNSDHNHKHSNRRATDTYTITSESGLEPENDLDLDGTSRCLSSTAPIGVNEGADTPLSDEELEKDYDVEFMCKETYDMVCKESRCSYVEFPSIEPISFSSYVSTSRSDAGVSAMEAAGNDSTSPSSDPGIADMNQQGYMTSDQDKDLSSPGSDSDIEGELEAAFTCGAVVSNMISSISETELDLTSDESSSGRSSHLTNSIEEASSPTSDQELDLETELEQDSDIVGLKTSLLLGQPDPIKEGSILPSPSPLPSPYPLDSPILPPEPYEEEPLQNVDDELSFEHQADPDETLPPAQQCEDSLSRQMVLQIEPDHSLESFKRSFYLPVGPRLMPNADEYDGTSEGESDSESEDELSENSDSPWLLCNLVNRMISEGSYPISCPEDCFKRKLSVSDTISPSSDIGEGDGFNDEDQEKKAEMDELDEEEKEAKGYDMMEPGERRKSVEGCEHNGRGITDLNTLYTTQDSEKNFTDKPSKNTRRQEEDQEPNNDLMMHEGRKELDSPSFSESVVSDKDEGRETEPRPTSRSSASLERITEVKHSLTLDIPTTQTNRCFSLSYSTDNEEEEDDGDSYPLMGDMRKQSYRESDLELDSSPPIDSSVQNHPLSDRDLTLCETNLSLRQSNEEDELAYDSMKYTLVVDENTTLELVKLRRCTSVLSDESELSTLCDEDHVETGQVSYGRDNEKVRPELLSSSEDSSPEADLPFSKKFLNVFVNSTSRSSSTESFGLFSCTINGEERDQTHRAVYRFIPRHADELELDVDDPLYVEEEEDDYWYRGYNMRTGERGIFPAFYAHEVIGQSKELLGMKRNPAWIETFNVQFLGSVEVPYHQGNGILCAAMQKIAISRKRTVHVRPPSLCELEISLQGVKLIMSLEDEYDVLDEYDRCSHFFQMKNISFCGCHPRNNCYFGFITKHPMLNRFACHVFVSQESMRPVAECVGRAFQEYYQEHLEYACPTEDIYLE; encoded by the exons GACTCCCTTATACTGGAGAAGAGTGACATACACCACGCAGTCTGCTCCTTCCAGGATGACTTCCAGGAGTTTGAGATGATTGACGACGAagatgaggatgatgaggatgatgaagaagatgaagagGTTGACCCTGATGCATCCCCCTCTGCCtcgcctcctctctctccttctcttggCACACTTAAGAGCAGACCGACCACATTGAACCTCACCACTGCTGTGTCACAG GATTCATTGAACAACAACAGCAGTCTGTCGCCCAAAAAAGGAAGCTGGCAAGACTCTTTACGGAAGACCTCACAGG GTCGTCTGTCTCCAACCCACACATGTCTGGAGGATGGTGTCCCTGTGACAGGCCAGTGCCCCGCCTCTCCAGTTACCCAGGCACCAGGGTCTCAAACCAAAGGTACTCCCCAAAAACAGACTGGGGAGGGCGGGAACCCCCAATCCCCTCACAGGCCCCTCCTCTGCGACATGGAGGGCAACAGGCGGGAGAGGCCCGAATACG GCTCATTTGGTCAACACAAGTCCCACCCTTGTTCTGGTGATCTCACTGAGCAAAAGGCAGATCCATTAATCCAGAAGACCAGAGTACCTTCTGTAGATGAACAATCCCAGTGTTCAGACACAGAGGTAGACCACGACCTCAACAGCGACCACAACCACAAACACTCAAACCGGCGTGCCACAGACACTTACACAATCACCAGTGAGTCAGGTTTGGAGCCAGAGAACGACTTAGACCTGGATGGGACCAGTCGCTGCTTGTCATCCACTGCCCCCATTGGAGTCAATGAAGGTGCAGATACACCCCTGTCTGATGAGGAGCTGGAGAAGGACTATGATGTGGAATTTATGTGTAAGGAGACCTACGATATGGTGTGTAAGGAGAGTCGATGTTCATATGTGGAATTCCCCTCAATTGAACCCATCTCCTTCTCTAGCTATGTGTCCACCAGTCGTTCAGATGCAGGAGTTTCTGCCATGGAGGCAGCAGGTAACGACTCCACCTCTCCATCGTCAGACCCAGGGATAGCAGATATGAACCAGCAGGGTTACATGACTTCAGACCAGGATAAGGACCTAAGCTCTCCTGGCTCTGACTCTGACATTGAAGGGGAGCTGGAGGCAGCGTTTACCTGTGGAGCTGTGGTTTCCAACATGATCTCCTCTATCTCTGAGACCGAGCTGGACCTGACAAGTGATGAGAGCAGCAGTGGGCGCTCGTCCCACCTCACCAACTCCATTGAGGAGGCCAGCTCGCCTACATCAGACCAGGAACTGGACCTGGAGACAGAGTTAGAGCAGGACAGTGACATTGTGGGACTTAAAACGTCTCTACTTCTTGGCCAGCCTGACCCAATCAAAGAAGGGTCTATTCTTCCCTCTCCTTCGCCTCTACCCTCACCATACCCTCTGGACTCACCCATCTTACCTCCTGAGCCCTACGAGGAGGAGCCCCTGCAGAATGTGGACGATGAGCTGTCTTTTGAGCACCAGGCGGACCCAGATGAGACTCTGCCTCCAGCCCAACAATGTGAAGACAGTCTGTCCAGACAGATGGTACTGCAGATAGAACCAGACCACAGTCTAGAGAGCTTCAAACGCTCCTTCTACCTGCCAGTTGGACCAAGGCTTATGCCCAATGCAGATGAATATGATGGAACCAGTGAAGGCGAGTCTGACTCAGAGAGTGAAGACGAACTGAGCGAGAACTCAGACTCACCGTGGCTGCTCTGCAACTTGGTCAACAGGATGATCTCAGAGGGCTCGTATCCCATCAGTTGTCCTGAGGACTGCTTCAAGAGGAAGTTGTCTGTGTCCGACACCATCTCACCATCCTCAGACATTGGAGAGGGAGATGGTTTCAATGATGAGGACCAAGAGAAGAAGGCAGAGATGGATGAATTAGATGAAGAAGAGAAGGAAGCTAAAGGGTACGATATGATGGAGCctggagagaggaggaagagtgtGGAGGGGTGTGAACACAACGGGAGGGGAATCACAGATTTAAACACCTTGTATACAACGCAAGACTCTGAGAAGAACTTCACAGACAAACCATCTAAGAACACTAGAAGACAGGAGGAGGATCAAGAGCCCAATAATGACTTGATGATGCACGAGGGAAGGAAGGAACTGGACTCTCCGAGCTTCAGTGAGAGCGTGGTGAGCGACAAAGACGAAGGGCGAGAGACTGAGCCCAGGCCAACGAGCCGCTCCTCAGCCTCTCTTGAGCGTATCACCGAGGTTAAACACAGCCTGACACTAGACATACCGACCACCCAGACCAACCGCTGCTTCAGCCTCTCTTACTCTACAGAcaatgaagaagaggaggacgaTGGAGACTCATACCCTTTAATGGGTGACATGAGGAAGCAGTCCTACAGGGAGAGTGACTTAGAGCTCGACAGTTCACCACCAATTGATTCCAGTGTACAAAATCATCCCTTATCTGACCGAGACCTCACACTGTGCGAGACAAATCTGTCTCTGAGGCAGTCAAACGAAGAGGATGAACTGGCCTATGACTCCATGAAGTACACACTAGTGGTGGATGAGAATACTACACTGGAACTAGTTAAACTCAGAAG GTGCACATCCGTTCTGAGCGATGAAAGTGAGCTGTCCACGCTATGTGATGAAGACCATGTGGAGACAGGGCAGGTGAGCTACGGTCGCGATAATGAAAAAGTGAGGCCAGAACTTCTCAGTTCTTCTGAGGACTCTTCACCTGAAGCTGATCTCCCATTCTCCAAGAAGTTCCTCAATGTGTTTGTCAACAGCACCTCCCGCTCCTCCA GCACAGAGTCTTTTGGACTTTTCTCCTGTACCATCAATGGAGAGGAGAGGGACCAGACACACAGGGCAGTCTACAG GTTCATTCCCAGACATGCAGATGAGCTGGAGCTGGATGTTGATGATCCTTTAtatgtggaggaagaagaggatgaCTACTGGTACCGAGGTTATAACATGCGGACAGGGGAGAGGGGCATCTTTCCCGCCTTCTATGCCCACGAGGTCATAGGCCAATCTAAGGAGTTGTTGG GAATGAAAAGAAATCCTGCATGGATCGAGACTTTCAACGTTCAGTTTTTGGGGTCAGTCGAGGTACCTTATCACCAAGGCAACGGCATTCTCTGCGCTGCCATGCAGAAG ATTGCGATATCGAGGAAACGGACGGTACATGTGCGGCCTCCTTCTCTGTGTGAGCTGGAGATTAGCTTGCAAGGAGTGAAACTGATCATGAGCCTGGAGGATGAATATGATGTCCTTGATGAG TATGACAGATGTAGTCACTTCTTCCAGATGAAGAACATCTCATTTTGTGGATGCCATCCGAGGAACAATtg TTACTTTGGCTTCATAACTAAGCACCCGATGCTGAACAGATTTGCTTGCCACGTGTTTGTATCCCAGGAGTCTATGCGACCTGTAGCAGAGTGTGTTGG ACGGGCCTTCCAGGAGTATTACCAGGAACATCTGGAGTACGCCTGCCCCACCGAGGACATCTACCTGGAGTAG
- the mapk8ip2 gene encoding C-Jun-amino-terminal kinase-interacting protein 2 isoform X2 encodes MADRADMFSLSTFHSHSPPGCRPSHDISLEEFDDEDLSEITDDCGIGLNYDSDPYEKDSLILEKSDIHHAVCSFQDDFQEFEMIDDEDEDDEDDEEDEEVDPDASPSASPPLSPSLGTLKSRPTTLNLTTAVSQDSLNNNSSLSPKKGSWQDSLRKTSQGRLSPTHTCLEDGVPVTGQCPASPVTQAPGSQTKGSFGQHKSHPCSGDLTEQKADPLIQKTRVPSVDEQSQCSDTEVDHDLNSDHNHKHSNRRATDTYTITSESGLEPENDLDLDGTSRCLSSTAPIGVNEGADTPLSDEELEKDYDVEFMCKETYDMVCKESRCSYVEFPSIEPISFSSYVSTSRSDAGVSAMEAAGNDSTSPSSDPGIADMNQQGYMTSDQDKDLSSPGSDSDIEGELEAAFTCGAVVSNMISSISETELDLTSDESSSGRSSHLTNSIEEASSPTSDQELDLETELEQDSDIVGLKTSLLLGQPDPIKEGSILPSPSPLPSPYPLDSPILPPEPYEEEPLQNVDDELSFEHQADPDETLPPAQQCEDSLSRQMVLQIEPDHSLESFKRSFYLPVGPRLMPNADEYDGTSEGESDSESEDELSENSDSPWLLCNLVNRMISEGSYPISCPEDCFKRKLSVSDTISPSSDIGEGDGFNDEDQEKKAEMDELDEEEKEAKGYDMMEPGERRKSVEGCEHNGRGITDLNTLYTTQDSEKNFTDKPSKNTRRQEEDQEPNNDLMMHEGRKELDSPSFSESVVSDKDEGRETEPRPTSRSSASLERITEVKHSLTLDIPTTQTNRCFSLSYSTDNEEEEDDGDSYPLMGDMRKQSYRESDLELDSSPPIDSSVQNHPLSDRDLTLCETNLSLRQSNEEDELAYDSMKYTLVVDENTTLELVKLRRCTSVLSDESELSTLCDEDHVETGQVSYGRDNEKVRPELLSSSEDSSPEADLPFSKKFLNVFVNSTSRSSSTESFGLFSCTINGEERDQTHRAVYRFIPRHADELELDVDDPLYVEEEEDDYWYRGYNMRTGERGIFPAFYAHEVIGQSKELLGMKRNPAWIETFNVQFLGSVEVPYHQGNGILCAAMQKIAISRKRTVHVRPPSLCELEISLQGVKLIMSLEDEYDVLDEYDRCSHFFQMKNISFCGCHPRNNCYFGFITKHPMLNRFACHVFVSQESMRPVAECVGRAFQEYYQEHLEYACPTEDIYLE; translated from the exons GACTCCCTTATACTGGAGAAGAGTGACATACACCACGCAGTCTGCTCCTTCCAGGATGACTTCCAGGAGTTTGAGATGATTGACGACGAagatgaggatgatgaggatgatgaagaagatgaagagGTTGACCCTGATGCATCCCCCTCTGCCtcgcctcctctctctccttctcttggCACACTTAAGAGCAGACCGACCACATTGAACCTCACCACTGCTGTGTCACAG GATTCATTGAACAACAACAGCAGTCTGTCGCCCAAAAAAGGAAGCTGGCAAGACTCTTTACGGAAGACCTCACAGG GTCGTCTGTCTCCAACCCACACATGTCTGGAGGATGGTGTCCCTGTGACAGGCCAGTGCCCCGCCTCTCCAGTTACCCAGGCACCAGGGTCTCAAACCAAAG GCTCATTTGGTCAACACAAGTCCCACCCTTGTTCTGGTGATCTCACTGAGCAAAAGGCAGATCCATTAATCCAGAAGACCAGAGTACCTTCTGTAGATGAACAATCCCAGTGTTCAGACACAGAGGTAGACCACGACCTCAACAGCGACCACAACCACAAACACTCAAACCGGCGTGCCACAGACACTTACACAATCACCAGTGAGTCAGGTTTGGAGCCAGAGAACGACTTAGACCTGGATGGGACCAGTCGCTGCTTGTCATCCACTGCCCCCATTGGAGTCAATGAAGGTGCAGATACACCCCTGTCTGATGAGGAGCTGGAGAAGGACTATGATGTGGAATTTATGTGTAAGGAGACCTACGATATGGTGTGTAAGGAGAGTCGATGTTCATATGTGGAATTCCCCTCAATTGAACCCATCTCCTTCTCTAGCTATGTGTCCACCAGTCGTTCAGATGCAGGAGTTTCTGCCATGGAGGCAGCAGGTAACGACTCCACCTCTCCATCGTCAGACCCAGGGATAGCAGATATGAACCAGCAGGGTTACATGACTTCAGACCAGGATAAGGACCTAAGCTCTCCTGGCTCTGACTCTGACATTGAAGGGGAGCTGGAGGCAGCGTTTACCTGTGGAGCTGTGGTTTCCAACATGATCTCCTCTATCTCTGAGACCGAGCTGGACCTGACAAGTGATGAGAGCAGCAGTGGGCGCTCGTCCCACCTCACCAACTCCATTGAGGAGGCCAGCTCGCCTACATCAGACCAGGAACTGGACCTGGAGACAGAGTTAGAGCAGGACAGTGACATTGTGGGACTTAAAACGTCTCTACTTCTTGGCCAGCCTGACCCAATCAAAGAAGGGTCTATTCTTCCCTCTCCTTCGCCTCTACCCTCACCATACCCTCTGGACTCACCCATCTTACCTCCTGAGCCCTACGAGGAGGAGCCCCTGCAGAATGTGGACGATGAGCTGTCTTTTGAGCACCAGGCGGACCCAGATGAGACTCTGCCTCCAGCCCAACAATGTGAAGACAGTCTGTCCAGACAGATGGTACTGCAGATAGAACCAGACCACAGTCTAGAGAGCTTCAAACGCTCCTTCTACCTGCCAGTTGGACCAAGGCTTATGCCCAATGCAGATGAATATGATGGAACCAGTGAAGGCGAGTCTGACTCAGAGAGTGAAGACGAACTGAGCGAGAACTCAGACTCACCGTGGCTGCTCTGCAACTTGGTCAACAGGATGATCTCAGAGGGCTCGTATCCCATCAGTTGTCCTGAGGACTGCTTCAAGAGGAAGTTGTCTGTGTCCGACACCATCTCACCATCCTCAGACATTGGAGAGGGAGATGGTTTCAATGATGAGGACCAAGAGAAGAAGGCAGAGATGGATGAATTAGATGAAGAAGAGAAGGAAGCTAAAGGGTACGATATGATGGAGCctggagagaggaggaagagtgtGGAGGGGTGTGAACACAACGGGAGGGGAATCACAGATTTAAACACCTTGTATACAACGCAAGACTCTGAGAAGAACTTCACAGACAAACCATCTAAGAACACTAGAAGACAGGAGGAGGATCAAGAGCCCAATAATGACTTGATGATGCACGAGGGAAGGAAGGAACTGGACTCTCCGAGCTTCAGTGAGAGCGTGGTGAGCGACAAAGACGAAGGGCGAGAGACTGAGCCCAGGCCAACGAGCCGCTCCTCAGCCTCTCTTGAGCGTATCACCGAGGTTAAACACAGCCTGACACTAGACATACCGACCACCCAGACCAACCGCTGCTTCAGCCTCTCTTACTCTACAGAcaatgaagaagaggaggacgaTGGAGACTCATACCCTTTAATGGGTGACATGAGGAAGCAGTCCTACAGGGAGAGTGACTTAGAGCTCGACAGTTCACCACCAATTGATTCCAGTGTACAAAATCATCCCTTATCTGACCGAGACCTCACACTGTGCGAGACAAATCTGTCTCTGAGGCAGTCAAACGAAGAGGATGAACTGGCCTATGACTCCATGAAGTACACACTAGTGGTGGATGAGAATACTACACTGGAACTAGTTAAACTCAGAAG GTGCACATCCGTTCTGAGCGATGAAAGTGAGCTGTCCACGCTATGTGATGAAGACCATGTGGAGACAGGGCAGGTGAGCTACGGTCGCGATAATGAAAAAGTGAGGCCAGAACTTCTCAGTTCTTCTGAGGACTCTTCACCTGAAGCTGATCTCCCATTCTCCAAGAAGTTCCTCAATGTGTTTGTCAACAGCACCTCCCGCTCCTCCA GCACAGAGTCTTTTGGACTTTTCTCCTGTACCATCAATGGAGAGGAGAGGGACCAGACACACAGGGCAGTCTACAG GTTCATTCCCAGACATGCAGATGAGCTGGAGCTGGATGTTGATGATCCTTTAtatgtggaggaagaagaggatgaCTACTGGTACCGAGGTTATAACATGCGGACAGGGGAGAGGGGCATCTTTCCCGCCTTCTATGCCCACGAGGTCATAGGCCAATCTAAGGAGTTGTTGG GAATGAAAAGAAATCCTGCATGGATCGAGACTTTCAACGTTCAGTTTTTGGGGTCAGTCGAGGTACCTTATCACCAAGGCAACGGCATTCTCTGCGCTGCCATGCAGAAG ATTGCGATATCGAGGAAACGGACGGTACATGTGCGGCCTCCTTCTCTGTGTGAGCTGGAGATTAGCTTGCAAGGAGTGAAACTGATCATGAGCCTGGAGGATGAATATGATGTCCTTGATGAG TATGACAGATGTAGTCACTTCTTCCAGATGAAGAACATCTCATTTTGTGGATGCCATCCGAGGAACAATtg TTACTTTGGCTTCATAACTAAGCACCCGATGCTGAACAGATTTGCTTGCCACGTGTTTGTATCCCAGGAGTCTATGCGACCTGTAGCAGAGTGTGTTGG ACGGGCCTTCCAGGAGTATTACCAGGAACATCTGGAGTACGCCTGCCCCACCGAGGACATCTACCTGGAGTAG
- the arsa gene encoding arylsulfatase A has product MDSIGFFFFFLSPFLFWTSSASPPNFVLLFADDLGFGDLGCYGHPSSLTPNLDRMAAGGLRFTDFYCTSPVCTPSRASLLTGRYQTRSGVYPGVFYPGSRGGLPLNETTIAEVLKPVGYATAAIGKWHLGVGANGMFLPTRQGFDHYLGIPYSHDMGPCRNLTCFPPDIKCFGFCDVGTVTVPLMHNEVIKQQPVNFLELERAYSDFATDFIATSAKNKQPFFIYYPSHHTHYPQYAGVEAAGRTLRGRFGDSLFEFDNTIGNLLTTLEKTGVINNTLVFFTSDNGPELMRMSGGGCSGPLKCGKGTTYEGGMREPAIAFWPGTIRPGVTHEMASTLDILPTIAGLAGAKLPQVMLDGVDMTDILINQGKGKRETMMFYPTDPSEMYGLFALRLGKYKAHFYTRGATHSGTTPDQDCPVFAVLKAHDPPLLFDLEADPSEHYPLQLFGKPDLQAVLQQIIQVKEKFEASMVFGESQISKGVDTDLEPCCNPQCSPKPGCCRC; this is encoded by the exons ATGGATAGCatcggcttcttcttcttcttcttaagcCCTTTTCTTTTTTGGACATCTTCGGCTTCACCGCCGAATTTCGTCCTcctttttgcagatgatttaGGTTTCGGGGACTTGGGTTGTTATGGACATCCCAGTTCTCTCACTCCAAACCTGGACCGGATGGCAGCTGGAGGGCTCCGGTTCACTGACTTCTACTGCACCAGCCCCGTGTGCACACCGTCCAG GGCATCGTTGTTGACAGGGCGTTATCAGACCCGCTCAGGTGTCTACCCAGGAGTGTTTTACCCAGGTTCTAGAGGGGGTCTTCCTCTGAATGAGACCACCATTGCTGAAGTGCTGAAACCTGTGGGCTATGCTACTGCAGCCATAGGGAAGTGGCACTTAGGAGTTGGTGCCAATGGGATGTTTCTTCCAACCAGGCAGGGGTTTGACCATTACCTGGGGATCCCCTACTCCCACGACATG GGTCCCTGTAGGAACCTGACTTGTTTCCCTCCAGATATTAAGTGTTTTGGATTCTGTGATGTGGGTACTGTCACCGTCCCACTAATGCACAATGAGGTCATCAAGCAGCAACCAGTCAACTTCCTGGAACTGGAAAGGGCTTACAGTGATTTTGCAACCGATTTCATTGCCACATCAGCAAAGAATAAACAACCTTTCTTCATCTACTATCCGTCCCAT CACACCCACTACCCCCAGTATGCAGGAGTGGAGGCCGCCGGGCGTACTTTAAGGGGCCGATTTGGAGATTCTCTTTTTGAGTTTGACAACACGATAGGAAACCTACTGACAACTCTGGAGAAAACAGGAGTGATCAACAACACCCTCGTATTCTTCACTTCAGACAATGG GCCTGAACTGATGCGCATGTCCGGTGGAGGATGCTCTGGCCCTCTGAAGTGTGGAAAAGGCACAACTTATGAGGGGGGGATGAGGGAGCCAGCCATCGCCTTCTGGCCTGGCACCATCAGGCCAG GTGTGACTCATGAGATGGCCAGCACTCTAGATATCCTCCCCACTATCGCAGGTCTGGCAGGAGCCAAGCTACCGCAGGTGATGCTGGACGGGGTCGATATGACAGACATCCTTATCAACCAAGGAAAG GGTAAAAGGGAAACCATGATGTTCTACCCCACAGATCCCAGTGAGATGTATGGCCTGTTTGCACTCAGGCTAGGGAAGTACAAGGCCCACTTCTATACACGAG GTGCTACACACAGTGGGACTACTCCAGATCAAGACTGCCCAGTATTTGCTGTCCTCAAGGCCCACGATCCCCCTCTCCTTTTCGACCTGGAGGCCGACCCCTCAGAGCACTACCCTCTCCAGCTTTTTGGAAAACCTGACCTCCAAGCCGTGCTGCAGCAGATCATACAAGTCAAGGAAAAGTTTGAGGCATCAATGGTGTTCGGAGAGAGCCAGATATCAAAAGGAGTCGACACAGACCTGGAGCCTTGCTGCAATCCTCAGTGTAGTCCCAAACCGGGTTGCTGCAGGTGTTGA